tcatattttattcattcaagaaatgaAAGGTGTAAGAACCcatctgttctcttttctttaccTTCCCACGCCCAGTTAACTGTTACTCTTTGGAGTCCATTGCCAATCTTATTTGGACATAATGAAATGATGCTTTATGCTGTAGTGTAACATTTAaacacagagaaataggaacttaaTTTGGTCTGAGATAGAGAAATTTCACAAAGAAATTACTTTCAATTTGGatcttgaagaatgagtaggtGTTTATCCAGCAGAGGAATCAGGAAAGGGCATCCCAGGAagagagaataaaatttttaaaggcatGGAATTGTGAATGATtccattttaaagtgttttaaaactttttccaaCATCTGTGTAGGATTACTCATTTTGGCCTTCATCTTactactttatattttatatatttccattaaatattcattatattgtggggtggtttgaagctgtatgtacccccagaaaagcatgttcttagaCATAAgccatcctgtgggtgtgaacccaatgtAAGTGGGACcctttcatgaggttacttcagttaaggtgtggctcacctcaatcaggatgggtctcagtcctattactggggtccttgaTAGGAGAATGAActtcagacacaaagagagaaagccggagggagcagctagaagctgaccgtcaacagaagagaagggagaaaccaacAGACGCCAGCAGCCAGCCTTGGAACACGggagtcttcaaggagaaagcatcaccttgatgatgacttcATTTGGACTTCTGTCTtaacctcaaaaccgtgagctaagaaattcctattgtttaagctgacccattgcatggtatttgttgagcagccaaggaaacaaaaacaccttgTATTTTAATCATTTCTATATTTCCCTCCAGTACTTAATTATGAACTTCTTAAAGAAACATAGATCTTTATAAGCCAGTGCTGAGCATAGCAACttacacatagtaagcactcaataaatagttgtttatTGAAAGAAAGAGTTGATGACTAAATATAACCTGCAAATTGGTATCTTTAGGCAATGACAGGAAGGTCAATGTACCTAGATAGTAGATTATGTGTGAGAGAGATGTGGGTGTTCATGGGTGAGCATGAGGCTTTGCAGAGACTAACAAGGTAGGTTGAGTCTGATTAATAATTCCACCATACTATACTAAGTTACTGAGTTATTTTAATTCAATCTATGAACCACTATTTTTGAAGATCCTAAAGAAAGAGAGTAATATTATGTGGTTTGCATGTTGGAAAGGTACCAGCTTAGGAAGTGAATGGATTGTGACCGTAATATTTCTCAGGACACCTGTCCACATCCCCTCAGTCAACTCCAGCGCCCACCTACACAATGTCCTTATGTGCCGAAGGGTCCCCATGGCCTCTGGCTGAGTGTAGTCTCTGGCCAAGCAAGGTGGCTCAGGCTGCACAAATGGGGCTGGCTGAAAAACCTGGTAATTTATGCCCCCAAGAAAATCCACCAAACAATGAAGGACAGGAATTGGCAGAAAAGTACCCCAGCTCCCTTTGTACCCTAACTGGACATTTTGGAGGTTGTTACGCATTGTCTCTCAGAGGATCCCCAACAGGACCAAGAcccagttttccacagtggtgATCAGTTCTTTTACACCTGCTTAATTAGCTGTACATTATTGTTTCAATTTCCCACTCCTTTACCATGCCTCCTGGGATCATCCCCAAATACAAGCTATTGGGTAAATCCAAACTGAAATACaattctttgttttctcatttccatgGTAGAAGGAAGTCTTAAGAGGAAGCTGGCAATGATATCCTTGGGTGATATCTGTATATACTGATAGCTATGAAGAACCCAACAAACCACtgtggctgtttaaaaaaaaaatatttcttacattttGGAAATTCGTACTTatgtatttataaagaaaaatagcaatAGCAAATAGATGTTGATATCTTCACACCCTAAATGTTACTGCACTTTGATAAGAGTACATTAATTTAATTTCAGATGCATGTGGTAACACGACTAtcaaaaaagaacattttaatgaaaaaagcaaattgcaatatatatttttctaagtacacaaacatattaaataaaattcaggGTGATGATAATTTTCAGTGGAAGTAAAGGAAATAGGATCAGGCTGGCTGGGGCCTAGAGAGAACTTCCAAGGCAAAAACACTACTCTTTTTCATTAAATGGGTAGTGGGATACAGGTGTTCATTGTATCACAGTTCTTTATACTTTACATTTcattccaaaatattattttctaactttattacttaacacaatttttttaaaaggcatccAACAGGAGCAATGAAGGATGGATTTTTGATGTCATTATTGTAAGAAACTAATGGAATgagcattaaaataatattttaaaacaatggaaTGTAAAATGAGTTGATAAATAATAGGCTAGACTATTTCTCACCAATTTGGCATTCCAGTAACCAAAGGCATCACCCTTCTTACTCTAGGTGAACTAGCACACCATATAACAATGCTATTATTCATTTAGCTTGGACAGTTATCTTTCTAAAGTCAGTATCCTGAAAAGAAAGTACAAATCAAGTGACTGAAGATATGAAAtcatttcaatcatttttttttagaacAAATTCATAGGGTTCCAGGGAAAGCAGGGAAAAAGCAGCACAAGCCTCTATCCCTACGGAAACTCTTTGAAAACGTCTCTCCACGCTTCCCCCAAGCCAAGTCAGTAGTCATCATCTTCGGCTCCACCCATAGTGTCCATGTCCGAGGTGTCTGCCTCGGGGGCCCACATCATAGTTTCTCTCTCTGGGAGCTGTAGGGAAAACAAAATCCATAGGTAAAATTCAGAACAGGCATTGGTTAAGTGACAAAATTACggaggaataaaaagaaacagtgaCTAGAGACCACAATGGTATTTTACAGAAGTGTGGGGGTGAACAGagaaggctttaaaaaaattagagtcCACCTGGGGTCAGGGCGAAGGTGCCCCTTCTCAACCATGCTTGAGGCCAGTGTCTCAGATGCTGCTGCTGCAGCTCACTCCACTCAAAACAAGCGCTGAACCTTGGCTTTAATGTTCTTGTGCTTGTCTGGCCTCCCTGCTCTCTGACCTTGATTCTCTGTTTTTACCCTGCTCCTATTCTGCTTGATGGTCTACCTGGTTTGGGTTTTCTCCCATAGACACTTTCTCTCAAATCTTCTTACACTGCCCCTTAAATTACAGAATCCAGAAAAGTCTTGTTCCACCATCAAGCCCAATCTGGCCTTCCACATCCTAGGCTAGACCAGACATTCTGGCCTCCTGTATAGGTGGAAAGAGAGCTCAGACTACCTAGAAATATAGGAACTTCCGGCACCTTTCAGAACTGCTGCTACAAGCAGAGAGGTTGGATTTTTCAAAGAGATAGAGGGTCCTTTTGGACATGGCATTCCTCCAATCCAGGAACAATGGGATGAGCTGGATAACAGAAGGTCAGGGGAATTTTGTTTTTCCAGGAACAATGGGATGAACTGGAGGAAGAAGCCTGGATAACAAAAGGTCGGGGGATTTTGATTTTCCTACAAACACAATCATTCATGGATGGCAGAGTTAAGTGATACCTACCTAAGAAATTTTCTTTCATCCCcaaacaaaaaaattgaggaaCATGTTGCTTCTTCCTGGAAAACACTTCGTATCCCTTCCCACCTCTGTAAGGTCCCTCCTGTACACCACGAAAATGTGCTTCATAACTCCTGCCTTATTTCATACCTTGATGATATATTTATCATGATGTCCTGGTTAGTTGTGTGTCTGTTTATTTCCTCCAGAAGACTCTAAATTCCTTCCCAGATGAGGTCTATCTTCTTCATCTGTGTTTTCCTTATACCTAGCACAGAGTTATTCATCAAATGTcatctgaatgaatgaaatggaagagAATCGGATGCCATCTTTTATTCTTACAGTTATTCTATCTTGACCATCTGAGCAGCTACAGTCAGGAAACTGAGTGATGGGAAGAGAACTTCAGTGTGGACTCAGAGAAGTTTGGGAAAGTTTTGAGACATACCCAATTTGAAATATCTTGAGATATAATTCCAGATTCCCCTTTAGGCTCTGTCTTACTGAGAATCGTTTAGAAACAGCACCAACAGGCTCTTTAGGAGCTGAAGAGAAGTGATGCCACTCTAGGAACACGTGCCTGCTCACCCCACTGGCTGGAGGTGCGGACACAGGGACAAGATTACAACTGATCTCTGATTCTGAAAGGTCATACGGGAGAAAAAACTTGCTTCtgcctttcccctcctcttccaTTACCTTCTTCCCAGtgtccttctctccctccatctttgtggaaacAAACTACACAGCAGCTGAGTTCCCGAAATGTGATAGTGTTCTCAGTGCTAAATCATGAAAACAGTAGTTTACTGTATTGAGATAGCATGTTTCTTGTTCTTAGCCTATTTCACTCAAATGAATAGAGAAAGGTAGGAAGGAGCACCATTGTCAAACCACTGAGTAAACAGTGAAGTCAGAGACACAATACAATGCACATAAGCATCACAATACAGCCATATTGCCGTCAGGCTGAACGGAGCAATACAAGCCAAGTCCAGATTTTCTAGCACCAACTCACACAGCACAGTTACCTTCCACGGATTCGTCTTATCTGCCCTCTCCACATTCTCCTTCACATGCTGCCCTTGCACAGCCAGGGCTTCTTTTCAGGTATAAGCTCAAGAGACAAGACAGGTGGTGACAAAGCACATGAGTCCCTTTGCTCCATCCAAAGGAGATCTGCCACAGGAGCCGGTCAGAAGTCTCGCTCCTTTTTACAACTTCCTTATGGTCCATAAGTCACATCATGCTACTAGAAGCCATGGGGATGCACTGCTCCCTTTTGTTCACTAACTCCTAGACCAATCATGTGAGGTCTTATCCAATGCAGGTATGTGAGGAAATAATCACAGCACCCAAGATGAAGAAGTACCAGGGCAAAGGGGGACAGAGGAAGAGGGGATGCAGgaggataaagaaaataaatactgagAGGCATAAGGCCCAGGTCGTTCTGATGACTGGGAAAAGCCCCCTCTCCCTGAACACTTTGTGATATGCTCAAGAGATCACAGGTCCCAGAGTCAGAAGACCAGTGCTCAAGTCCTCACGCTGCCATTCTCACCTTATGtgtccttggacaagtcactttagCTCTCCAAGTCTTAGTCCCCACCTTGTAAAATGGTGGTAATAATGTAACCTGTGCTTTCAAATTCAACCAAATGAAATTGCTTTATAAGCTATGATGTGCAGTTGAAGTGTTAGCTACTGCTCCCTCTGCAACTGCTCAGGAAGGAAGCCCAGGTGATGTAGGACCTTCCTCAAGGATGATTTCACCTCCTTATTCCTGAGGCTGTAGATcaaggggttcagcatgggggtGACCAGGTTGTTGAGGATCTGAACAGTTGCATCCAGCCAGGGACTGGGGGTTGGCCTTAGGTAGATGAGGACCACAGGCATACAGAAGAGGAGGATGGCTGTGAGGTGGGCACTGCAGGTGGAGAAGGCACGCCGGCGGCCCTCAGCCGAGTGGATCTGCAGGATGGAGTAGAGAATGCGACTGTAGGAGGTAAGGATGAGAAGGAAGCAACCGAGGGGCATGAGACCCACACTGATGAACCCCACCATGTCCAGGGCTGATGTGTCTGCACAAGCCAGCTTCAGCATCATTGGGATATCACAGAAGAAATAGTCCACCTCACTGGGGCCACAGTAGGGCAACTGGAAGGTGAGCGTGGTTAGAAAGGTGGCCTGAATACAGCCAAAAAATGAAGTCCCCATAGCCAGGAGGGCACACACTCTGTGGCTCATGGTAATCGTGTAGCGCAGAGGGAAACACATGGCAATGAAGCGGTCGTAGGCCATCACTGTGTACAGGAAACACTCAGTGCAGCCCAAGAAATGGTAGAAGAAGAGCTGGGACACACAGCCCACATAGGAGATGGCTCGGCTGTTCCCTGAGAGGTAGAGCAGCATCTTGGGGGAGCTCACAGAAGGGAAAAACATATCACACACAGACAGCTTGcacaggaagaagtacatgggagtgTGAAGGAGTGTGGAGGAGACAATTGCCAGGAGAATGAGTAGGTTCCCCATGAGGGTGAAGATGTAGAAGGACAGAAAAAGGGCAAAGAGCAAGGTCTCCAGACCTTCTGTGTGCGGGATGCCCAGCAGGATAAATTCAGTCACCACTGAGAGATTCCTCATTTTGTGGTAAATCAGACCTTGAAAATGGACCCAAGTCATCAAAGTGGACACCTATCCCAAAGTGGACCCCTATATCAAATTATCAAGCTTCTTGCTGATGAGGGCATTGGCTATGTTTTTAACAAGCAAATACCAGATTTCTTATGCAGAGCCGGatctaaaaaaatacataagataATCTGAAATGATTATTTCAGAGCCACATCTATCCAAATCCTGGAAGGAATGTTTTGTAGACGTGGATTGTTCTCCTTTGTGACAAATTCAGAAAGTCAGAGACATATTCAAGACATTCTCATGTTAAGTTGGAGAACTTTGTATCGTTTAATTCATGGATTTATGTTCTTTGTGCATGTTTATATTTTCAACCCTCACTATCTGTTCAAATAACAATTCTCTCTATTCATTACCCtctgaaaaataacagaaaaaaaaaattgtattagaaattttaaaaactcctgATTTGAATCCTAGCCTTGCCACATATTAGCTATAGGAGTTACAACAATCTACAAATTGTCTTTCATAGACACAGTTTcatcatctacaaaatggaaatCATAATGGTTATAATATCAACAATTTTGGCAACAAAAATATCATTCAATTATGTGGTAAAGTGTATGAATCATCTGGGAAAGAAGTGTCTGGCAAAACTACAAATCATCATGAAAAGTGTTCCTATACTATATGTATTTCAAACTTAGTTTTTTGAGTGTCTTATTTTAATATCAGTATTCTATAATTGTTAGCAAATAagcattttattaattcattattgAGTAGACTTAGACCATGTCCTCTTCAGATTACATCCTTCCGGACTGCGGAGTTTTAATATGCCCAACTCTATCAGGAGATGCTGCTCCGGTCCTTCtagttcttttaatattttctaaatggacTTGAGGGGACTCTGAAATATTAAGCAGAAGAAACCACAGGTAAAGCATCAAATTCATGTTATTGTGCTGCAGTAAAGAATACAGTGACCCATGCAGAAGAAAGGCAAAGAACAGGACTAAGTAGTTGTACAATTCAAGAACAGGGAATGACACCTGGAGGACCCACAGAACACTTCCTCTCATTACTCACACTAACAACAACAGTAATAGATATCATTTGGTGATTATTCACTGTATTCCGAGGACTAGGCTTGGCACTTTTGAAATacgatttatttttttaaatgaacttatGAGGAGGCACTATCATGACTATTCTCATTTACAGATCAGGAAAATAAAGCTTAGGAAAagtaagtaaattgcccaaggtcacaaagctagtttATGACAGAGCCAATGCAGAACTGTTTCATTCCACTGCCCAtgcccttatttttttcttttttttttatgttcatgatcatccatccatatctcacattatcacttgtacaatcctcatcattctccattttaaacaattttcataactcaaaacaccccatagctcttctCAACCCTTAATTattttgtccctagtatttgtgtggtactagtaaggtattcctattaattatagtctctagtatgcaaTAGATAGAGTTTCCCATATACTGTTcttttgtcaactctctgtactagtgtcatgccttagaagtatatcatgcaagcacctatctatatttgtagtggtgatctgtgggatacatgcctttaaacaacctttcaatcctgttcatcttcagtacagctctgatacttataatcccatcaaacaatcatcacccctatctactCCCATActtttgaattcaccctcattaacatatctgaacatattagattatcattccccttcactagcttctgtctatcactaggtccacaatagtctacattataagacattgattttactgtgttcagagagttcatagaagtgcTTAAGATACAATgtatctccttttgtgtctgacttatttcactcagcattatatctcaAGGTCCATGCCCTTATTTATTAGAAAAAACAGCTCGTGTTTACCTCTGCTTTCTTAGACTGCCTGGTCCACTGCCAGGCAATGGTGAACAACAGAAACCATTCAGGATGGGTTCATATCATTGTTCTGTAATAAGGTGGGAAAAGTCTTCATGTCTTAATCTTCCTGGTTGTTTCCCTTCTTGACTTTAGCACCACACCTGCTTAATATGTTAGTTAGTGTTAGAGATCATGTAACTGGCTTTTTCCATCACTTTGTCAATGGACCTCAGTGTCATGTCTAACATAGGAGCTTTCAAGTTCTAGAGCTGCATGTAAGAGTTACATTCCAATCACAGTTTATGGCAAGTGTCATTCGAAAACATCTCTAAAGAGAATGATCAAGTCAGAATGGGTCACCCACATACCACACAGGAAGAActgtgtagaaatgaagatagcaaagagaaaaacagcagcATACTGGCAGGGGCAATGCTGCTAACAGCCCACTCTTTATGACTAGTTCTAACCACACCTGCAGAGTCATTCTGAGCTACTCACATTTCTGTGAGCCCTGGATGCCCTGCCTTTGTCAGCAAAGACTCTCAGAGGTCTTGGCTCCTTGCCTACGTCAGACATCATGATATTCTGTGATTATGCAATCATGTTGGATTTTTAAGTCCATTTCAGAATAAAGACATCCCTGACCAGGAGGTCATTAGTGTGTAAAGGGCAAAGGCTAACAGGGAAacatgggcagaagttcaaataCTCACAGAGTCCCCTGGGAGCAAGGTTGGGTTTTCCAAGGCGTTATAACAAGACCTCACGTTTACTGTTTCCAGGCAGAGCACAGTGAGCTCCAGCCAAAAGATCTTTGATTCTTCTCCTACTGATAAAGAATTAAAACTCCTAGGGTTTTTAAATCAAGACCTGTACACACTCACTCTCCTGATTGCTTCCTTGCAACTTTCTTCCCATCCCCTGAAGCCCTTTTTGGGACTCAGTGATAGCTCTGAGGGAGCAATTAGTTTGTAAACCTTTTTCAtcatccaaaatgaaaaaaaatagtaatcaGATCATTGGAAAAGAGTGCTTTGAAGTGGGAAACAACTGCACTCCTCCAAGACCAAGACCTCATGTATGATAGATTAGCACCAATTCTTACCCTAAGGTTACCTGCTCTGTTGTCcctttgtttgcttgcttttcaaACATCAAGCCTTTGCTTGTAATATCATTTGCCTCATCACTTTTTAAATTACCCCTACATTTCTGGGCCATATAATTACCTCTAATAGACACCACCATTCAGCACAGAAACCTAATCAGTTGGTGTGaaggtttgaagttgtatgtgccccagaaaagattatgttcttcaagctaatccattcctgtgagtgtagacctattgtaagtaggatcttttggtgagtacgatctttttttaacataattttattgagatatagtatatgccatacaatccatccaaagtatacgatTAAcggttcacagtgtcatcacatatttgtgtattcatcaccatgatcatttttaggatatctgcattactccagaaaatgaaatatagagaaaaaggaagacaccaaacatcccatacctcttacccTTCTGTCTTATTGATCACTattattgcactctacccaattttaagacttacaatggAGGTAGGTTAATTAAggcagtgtagtattgtcagagatatagatcagtggaacagaatataatgaatcagtattggcagtcatttgttaaatccaaatttctcagttatactttcttcctctcatttgaactttctctcaatcttcggggatatctgggcaatgaccattttaacttcttcaggcTAGAAAGGGgtattgaccttatggggtagaggcatgaaactgaTTGCTATTCTTCGAGTGAtgggtacctctgggtttcagcaCTTATCTGGCagaggatcaatctggaggccttaagtttctgaaaaaaaatcttactaagaaaaacttttatagagacttagacagagcccagtgcactccctagggttttcaggaatactgttggttggggtttggcacactgtggtagtttgcaatatctggctaaagcttgcttaagagtaacctccaaaatgacctcttgactctattttaaatctctttgctgctgaaattttattttgttccatttattttcccccttttggtcgaaaaggcattttcaatcccacaatgccaaggccaggctcaccGTGGGaattatgtcccatgtaggggggagtatagtgagtttatttgcagagttggcttgaagagaggccacatctgagtgaaaaaagaggccctctgggggtaaatcttaggcataattacatgcagACCTAGCTTTGCCATCACAGAAATAAGCTTTGTAAAGGctagcctcaagatcaagggattGGCTTAAGCAATTGTGAGTCTCTAGTGCCTAAgtgaatatcaggaattctccaggtggggaagtctaatatttccacattttcccctagtccctcaagtagactttgcaaatacttttttattttctgccccaaatactccgGAATGTATCAGGGGTATTAacttaacctgtacagaataataggacctcattccctattctagttccatgtatttgggttgtttaaataaactgagcaGACAggataaattagatagtgtgcctcagtaaatttaaattttggaccaagtaaacatctcttcctttggtctcacacagaagttgaagttttaaaatatagacaatatcatcctttaccctgtattctgatttacgtTAGTCTTAACaaggtctgtttcattcatatctctaattggagtctgatctcttattcagcttctttaacagttgctgtatggaataatgctgacattcagagctgcagaattctaactctgagtctcaggtgtcacacagatacccaatgtttcaGGGAatggccaggttatacacaaacagcacagcatctcagaatttagaaataacagttaacaCTCGGGAATAGATGGGACTAcactaagagcttacaatctaggaacctttacaatgagcctcgtttgaacattctgtactccttaatcatcaattgcccattctctgcccattctctatcccctgataacctgtgcactcgaattcaactctcagagtttactcattatagttagtttctattagtgggaccatacattatttttccttttgtttctggtttatttcactcaacataatgtcctcaaggttctttcACCTTGCTGCATGCcacacgacttcattccttcctgctgccactcaatattctgctgtatgtatacaccacaattcatcTTCCAGTCATCAGGCAAAGTCTGTTAGGCCAcccccatccattgcaaatcatgaatgctcctgccataaacactagtgtgcaaatgcctactcatgtcactgcttttagttcttctacatatataccaaataacagggtttcaggatcatgtggcaaccctatacttagcttcctgtggtaccaccacactgccctccacaggggctgcaccatttcactCCCCACCCCTCAAAGTGAATCTCCCTCCacatatctctctccacatcttctccagtacttgtatccgtctgtttattttttaaagaatttttttcacacatcatacaatccatcctaagtgtacaatctatggttcctggtataatcacatagttattcattcaccaccacaatctatttgagaacatttccatttattctacaaggaatgaaaaagaagagaaaatagaaaaaatagacacAAACAACAAGAAGAATCCCCACACCTCTCCTTTAAGTCCCCCTCATactgacacttagctttggtaaattgcctttgtcacaattaatgaaagaatgctacaatgttactg
This genomic stretch from Choloepus didactylus isolate mChoDid1 chromosome 6, mChoDid1.pri, whole genome shotgun sequence harbors:
- the LOC119537363 gene encoding olfactory receptor 149-like: MRNLSVVTEFILLGIPHTEGLETLLFALFLSFYIFTLMGNLLILLAIVSSTLLHTPMYFFLCKLSVCDMFFPSVSSPKMLLYLSGNSRAISYVGCVSQLFFYHFLGCTECFLYTVMAYDRFIAMCFPLRYTITMSHRVCALLAMGTSFFGCIQATFLTTLTFQLPYCGPSEVDYFFCDIPMMLKLACADTSALDMVGFISVGLMPLGCFLLILTSYSRILYSILQIHSAEGRRRAFSTCSAHLTAILLFCMPVVLIYLRPTPSPWLDATVQILNNLVTPMLNPLIYSLRNKEVKSSLRKVLHHLGFLPEQLQREQ